From Streptomyces sp. SAI-135:
CCGGGCGCGACCAGCTCGTCCACGTAGAGGGTGTCCTTGTAGGACGGGTCCTTCACGCCGGTCGAGGCCCACAGCGGGCGCTGCTTGTTGGCGCGGGCGCCACCGAGGGCGGTCCAGCGGGCCGAGGCGAAGACCTCCTCGTAGGCCTGGTAGGCGAGCCGCGCGTTGGCGAGTGCGGCCTTCCCCTTGAGCGCGAGGGCCGCGTCGGTGCCCAGGACCGTCAGCCGCTTGTCGATCTCGGAGTCGACCCGGGAGACGAAGAAGGAGGCGACGGAGTGGATCGCGGAGAGGTCGAGCCCGTTCTTCGCGGCCTTCTCCAGACCGGCGAGGTAGGCGTCCATGACCTCGCGGTAGCGCTCCAGCGAGAAGATCAGCGTGACGTTGACGCTGATCCCGAGGCCGATGACCTCGGTGATCGCGGGGAGCCCGGCCTTCGTCGCCGGGATCTTGATCATGACGTTCGGGCGGTCCACCAGCCAGGCGAGCTGCTTGGCCTCGGCGATCGTGGCCGCCGTGTCGTGGGCGAGGCGCGGGTCGACCTCGATGGAGACCCGGCCGTCCCGACCGCCGGTCGAGTCGTACACCGGGCGCAGCACGTCGGCGGCGGCGCGGACGTCGGCCGTGGTCATCATCCGGACGGCCTCGTCGACCGTCACGCCCCGGGTGGCGAGGTCGCCCAGCTGCTCCTCGTAACCCGCTCCCGAGCCGATGGCGGCCTGGAAGATGGACGGGTTGGTGGTGACGCCGACGACGTGCTTCGTCGCGACGAGCCGGGCGAGGTTCCCCGACTCGATCCGCCCCCGGGACAGGTCGTCCAACCAGATGGAAACGCCCTCGTCGGTCAGGCGCTTGAGTGCTCCCGCGGTCGCGGTCGCTTCGGTCACAGTGATCATCTTCTTTCTGGCGGTCGGATCAACCACGCGCGGCGGCCAGTGATTCCCTGGCTGCTGCGGCGACGTTCTCGGGGGTGAACCCGAACTCGGCGAACAGGGTCTTCGCGTCGGCGGAGGCGCCGAAGTGTTCGAGGGAGACGATGCGTCCTGCGTCACCTGTGAAGCGGTACCACGTGAGACCGATGCCGGCCTCGACGGCGACGCGGGCTCGCACGGACGGCGGAAGGACGCTGTCCCGGTACTCCCGCGGCTGCTCCTCGAACCACTCCACGGACGGCATCGACACCACCCGGGTGCCGATCCCCTCCGCCTCCAGCTGCTCCCGCGCGGCGACGGCGAGCTGGACCTCGGAGCCGGTGGCGATGACGACGACGTCCGGGGTCCCGGTGGAGGAGTCCCGGAGCACGTACCCGCCCTTGGCCGCGTCCGGGTTCGGGGCGTACGTCGGGACCCCCTGGCGGGTGAGCGCGAGGCCGTGCGGGGCCGGGTCGGTGGCATGCCGCTTCAGGATCTCGGCCCAGGCGATCGCGGTCTCGTTGGCGTCGGCCGGACGGACGACGTTCAGGCCCGGGATGGCGCGCAGCGAGGCCAGGTGCTCGACCGGCTGGTGGGTCGGGCCGTCCTCGCCGAGACCGATGGAGTCGTGCGTCCAGACGTAGGTGACGGGCAGCTGCATCAGCGCGGACAGGCGCACCGCGTTGCGCATGTAGTCGGAGAACACCAGGAAGGTGCCGCCGTAGATCCGCGTGTTGCCGTGCAGGGCGATGCCGTTCATCTCGGCGGCCATCGAGTGCTCGCGGATGCCGAAGTGGACGGTACGGCCGTACGGGTCGGCCTCGGGCAGCGCGTTGCCCCTCGGCAGGAAGGAGCTGGTCTTGTCGATGGTGGTGTTGTTCGAGCCGGCGAGGTCGGCCGAGCCGCCCCACAGCTCGGGGAGCACCGGGCCCAGCGCCTGGAGCACCTTGCCGGAGGCGGCCCGGGTGGCGACGGACTTGCCCTCCTCGAACACGGGGATCGCGGACTCCCAGCCCTCGGGGAGCCGGCCGGCGACGATGCGGTCGAAGAGCTCGGCCCGCTCGGGCTGCTCGCCCCGCCACACGGAGATCTGCTTGTCCCAGGACGCGTGCGCCTCGGCACCCCGGTCCAGGGCCTGCCGGGTGTGGGCGAGGACCTCGTCGTCGACCTGGAAACTGCGCTCCGGGTCGAAGCCGAGGACGCGCTTGGTGGCGGCGACCTCGTCGGCGCCGAGCGCGGAGCCGTGGGCGGCCTCGGTGTTCTGCGCGTTCGGGGCGGGCCAGGCGATGATCGTGCGCATCGCGATGATCGAGGGGCGGCCGGTCTCGGCCTGCGCCGCCCTCAGGGCCGCGTACAGGGCGTGGACGTCGACGTCGCCGTCGGCGCCGGGCTCGATGCGCTGGGTGTGCCAGCCGTAGGCCTCGTAGCGCTTGAGCACGTCCTCGGAGAACGCGGTGGCGGTGTCGCCCTCGATGGAGATGTGGTTGTCGTCGTAGAGGAAGACCAGGTTGCCGAGCTTCTGGTGGCCGGCGAGCGAGGAGGCCTCCGCGGAGATGCCCTCCTCCAGGTCGCCGTCGGAGACGATCGCCCAGACGGTGTGGTCGAAGGGCGACTCGCCCTCGGGGGCCTCGGGGTCGAAGAGGCCGCGCTCGTAGCGGGCGGCCATCGCCATGCCGACGGCGTTGGCGACACCCTGGCCGAGCGGGCCGGTGGTGGTCTCGACGCCGGCGGTGTGCCCGTACTCGGGGTGGCCGGGCGTCTTGGAGCCGTGGGTGCGGAAGGCCTTGAGGTCGTCCAGCTCCAGCTCGTACCCGGAGAGGTACAGCTGGGTGTAGAGCGTCAGCGAGGTGTGCCCGGGGGAGAGGACGAAGCGGTCACGGCCGGTCCACTCGGGATCGGCCGGGTCGTGACGCATCACCTTCTGAAAGAGCGTGTACGCCGCCGGGGCCAGGGCCATCGCGGTGCCCGGGTGTCCGTTGCCGACCTGCTGCACGGCATCCGCCGCCAACAGGCGGGCGGTGTCGACGGCACGCCGGTCGAGTTCGGTCCATTCGAAGGTGTCCGGTGTCTGCGTGCTCATCTTCAAGAAATCCTCGATCGGAGCGGGATAGCTGGTCTGACGTGTTCAAACTTAAAAGTATGACTTTTACGGGGGAAGGTCGCGGTGTGCCAGCCTGTGGTGAAAGTGGGACACGGAACGCTCCAGGCAGGCGGCACGAGCAGGACATGGCGGACAGAACACCCCAAGGCTCCATCCAAGGTGGAGACCGTGACGGCACGGTGGACGGGATCAGAACGTTCCCCTTCCCCAGCGAGCTGAGTGTGTGCGGAGTGGGCATGCAGATCGGCCCGATGGGAGCCGACCGCACCTGGCACGCGGATGCCCCGCTGGAGCGCGTGCACCGCATCGACTTCCATGTCGTGATGCTCTTCGACTCCGGACCCGTCCGCCACATGATCGACTTCGCCGAGTACGAGGCGACCGCGGGCGACCTGCTGTGGATCCGCCCCGGCCAGGTCCACCGCTTCTCACCGACGAGCGAGTACCGCGGAACCGTCCTGACCATGCAACCCGGCTTCCTGCCGCGGGCCACGGTGGAGGCGACCGGGCTCTACCGCTACGACCTCCCGCCGCTGCTACGGCCCTCCGACGCCCAGTTGGCGGGCCTGAAGGCCTCGCTGACCCTGCTGCAACGGGAGTACGAGGACACCTCGACCCTTCCGCTGAGCCTGCACACCTCGGTCCTGCGGCACTCGCTGACGGCGTTCCTGCTGCGGCTCGCCCACCTCGCGGCGATGTCGGCGGAGCACGGGCGGCGGACCGAGTCGACGTTCACCCTGTTCCGGGACGCCGTGGAGAAGGGCTTCGCCACGAACCACAGCGTCAGCGCGTACGCCGACGCACTGGGCTACTCCCGCCGTACCCTGGTGCGCGCGGTGCGCGCCGCCACGGGGGAGACGCCCAAGGGGTTCATCGACAAACGGGTCGTGCTGGAGGCCAAGCGCCTGCTGGCCCACACCGACATGCCGATCGGGCGGGTGGGAGCGGCGGTGGGTTTCCCCGACGCGGCGAACTTCTCCAAGTTCTTCCACCAGCACACCGACATGACGCCGGCCGCCTTCCGGACGGAACTTCGACAGGAGTGACGCGATGGCACGACTGCGGGACATCGTCTTCGACTGCGCCCACCCCGCCGCGACGGCCCGGTTCTGGGCGGCCGCGACGGACGGGTACGCCGTCGCCCCGTACGACGACGAGGAGTTGGCCCGTCTCGAGGCCCTCGGGATCACGGACGTCGAGGACGACCCGACCGTGCTCGTCGAGTCCTCGCAGGGCGGGCCCCGGATGTGGTTCCAGCGGGTGCCGGAGGGCAGGAGCGGCAAGAACCGGGTTCATCTGGACCTGTCCGCCCCGGACATGGAGGCGGAGGCCGAGCGGCTCGTCGGGCTCGGTGCGACGGTCCGGGACCGGTTCGCGGACCACCTGGTCCTGGCCGATCCCGAGGGGAACGAGTTCTGCGTCGCAGGCCAGGACGGTTGACGTCCCGCCAAACTGGCTGCTCCTAGGCTTACTTGACCCCTCTTGCTGTTCACGTGACACGGAGCTGCCCCGCGGGACCGCTCGGCGGCCTCGTGGGGCAGCTCAACGGGGCGGTCAGTGACCGAAGTTGAACCAGTTCACGTTCACGAAGTCGGCCGGCTGGCCGCTGGTGAAGGTCAGGTAGACGTCGTGGGTGCCGGTGACGGCGCTGATGTTCGCCGGGACCGTTCTCCAGGACTGCCAGCCACCGGTGTTGGCGAGGGCGAAGCTGCCGATCGGTGTGGCGGTACGGCTGTCCAGGCGCACCTCGACCAGACCGCTGACCCCGCCCGCCGCGCCGCTCGCCACCCGGGCGACGAACTGCCTGGCGGCCGTGGAGCCAAAGTTGACGTTCTGGTAGAGCGCCCAGTCGCCGTTGGCGAGGGAGGCGATGTTCTGGCCGCCGCCGGTGTCGGTCGTGGTCTCGGTGCCGACACCGCTCTGGCTGGTGAAGGACTCCGCCTGGATGGTGCCGTAGGCGTCGACACCGCCCGTGGGCGGCGGTGTGGTACCGCTCCCACCCGCCGACAGCACCTGGACGTAGTCCACGACCATGGGCACGCCGGACTGGGTGCCGGAGTCGAGGCCGCCGCCGAACGCGTCCGGGAAGGCGCCGCCCATCGCCACGTTGAGGATGATGAAGAAGCCGTGGTTGGTGGCGTTGGCCCAGGTCGTCGCGTCCATCTGGCCGGCGTTGACCGAGTGGAACTGGGTGCCGTCGACGAAGAAGCGGATCGTCTCGGGGCTCACCGAGCGGTCCCACTCCATGGTGTAGGTGTGGAACGCCGACTGGCAGGTCGAGCCCGGACAGGCGACGTTGTTGCCGATGCCGCTCGTCTCGTTGCACGGGCCGCCGGGGTTGGTGCCGCAGTGCATGGTGGCCCAGACGCGGTTCATGCCCTGGACGTTCTCCATGATGTCCAGCTCGCCGACGCTCGGCCAGTTCTGGTAGTTGCCGCGGTAGGGCGCGCCGAGCATCCAGAACGCGGGCCAGTAGCCCTCGGCCGCGGTGCCGGTGACGTTGGGCATCTGGATGCGGGCCTCGACGCGCAGCTTGCCGCCGGACGGGGGCTGGAAGTCGGTGCGGTTGGTCTCGATGCGGCCCGAGGTCCAGTTGCCGGACGCGTCCCGGAGCGGGGTGATGCGCAGGTTGCCGTTGCCGTCGAGGGCGACGTTGCTCGTGCTGTTGGTCATCCTCTCGACCTCGCCGGTGCCCCAGTTGGCGGGGCCGCCCGGGTAGGAGGTCCCGGTCGCGTACTGCCAGTTGGAGGTGGAGACGCCGGTTCCGGCGGAGCCGTTGAAGTCGTCCAGGAAGACCTGCGACCAGCCCGAGGGAGGCGTGGGGGCGGAGGCGTCGGCGGGCAGGGTGGCGGCCGTCGCGAGGGCGGCCGCGAGGCCGAGGGTGCTCAGTACGGCGAGCAGGGCCCGTCGCCGTCTGGGGATGCCGGAGGTTTCGCTCATGGGGGTGCCTCTCGGGTACGGGGTGGGGGTGCGGATGCGCTTCGAGCGCACTCTGAGAGCGCTCTCAAAGTGCGCCCAATGTGCTCTCGGCCACTCCGGTCGTCAAGAGGTGAAACAGTGAAAGTCGCTGCGCCGCAGGTGAGTTCAGCGCGTGAAGGCGCCCCGGGTCCCGCGTCGAGCAGGAATCGACGACGGTGACCGGTGCCCGGCCGTTCCGCTCCAGCCCGGCCGGTGAGCGCCGGCAGCCAGGTCCGGGGGCGCCTGCGGGGCCCCGACGGAGTGCGGGCTCACGCCTTCGCCGCGAGCCCCCGCCACGCCTCCCAGGTGTCCAGGCGTTGCCGGTAGGCCGCCTCGACGACGGGATAGGGGTACGTGCCGAGGAAGAGCCGCAGGGGCGGTTCGTCGGTGTCGACCAGTTCGAGGACCACCTCGGCGGTGGCCGCGGGATCCTGCGGTGCGCGGGCCGCGGCCCCGGCCCGGCGAGCCGCGCGGACGGGGGCGTAGGCGTCGAGGGGTTCGGTGTGCACCGCGGAGGAGCCGGACCAGTCGGTGCCGTAGGGGCCGGGTTCGACGATCGTGACGCGGATGCCGAGCGGACCGACCTCCTGGGCGAGCGCCTCGCTCATGCCCTCCAGAGCCCACTTGGAGGCGTTGTAGAGGCCCAGGGAAGGGAAGGCG
This genomic window contains:
- the tal gene encoding transaldolase, giving the protein MITVTEATATAGALKRLTDEGVSIWLDDLSRGRIESGNLARLVATKHVVGVTTNPSIFQAAIGSGAGYEEQLGDLATRGVTVDEAVRMMTTADVRAAADVLRPVYDSTGGRDGRVSIEVDPRLAHDTAATIAEAKQLAWLVDRPNVMIKIPATKAGLPAITEVIGLGISVNVTLIFSLERYREVMDAYLAGLEKAAKNGLDLSAIHSVASFFVSRVDSEIDKRLTVLGTDAALALKGKAALANARLAYQAYEEVFASARWTALGGARANKQRPLWASTGVKDPSYKDTLYVDELVAPGTVNTMPEATLDATADHGAITGDTVTGGYAQARADLAAVEALGISYDEVVQQLEDEGVAKFEAAWQDLLDAVTKSLNSKGVDAE
- a CDS encoding AraC family transcriptional regulator, producing MADRTPQGSIQGGDRDGTVDGIRTFPFPSELSVCGVGMQIGPMGADRTWHADAPLERVHRIDFHVVMLFDSGPVRHMIDFAEYEATAGDLLWIRPGQVHRFSPTSEYRGTVLTMQPGFLPRATVEATGLYRYDLPPLLRPSDAQLAGLKASLTLLQREYEDTSTLPLSLHTSVLRHSLTAFLLRLAHLAAMSAEHGRRTESTFTLFRDAVEKGFATNHSVSAYADALGYSRRTLVRAVRAATGETPKGFIDKRVVLEAKRLLAHTDMPIGRVGAAVGFPDAANFSKFFHQHTDMTPAAFRTELRQE
- a CDS encoding glycoside hydrolase family 16 protein, translating into MSETSGIPRRRRALLAVLSTLGLAAALATAATLPADASAPTPPSGWSQVFLDDFNGSAGTGVSTSNWQYATGTSYPGGPANWGTGEVERMTNSTSNVALDGNGNLRITPLRDASGNWTSGRIETNRTDFQPPSGGKLRVEARIQMPNVTGTAAEGYWPAFWMLGAPYRGNYQNWPSVGELDIMENVQGMNRVWATMHCGTNPGGPCNETSGIGNNVACPGSTCQSAFHTYTMEWDRSVSPETIRFFVDGTQFHSVNAGQMDATTWANATNHGFFIILNVAMGGAFPDAFGGGLDSGTQSGVPMVVDYVQVLSAGGSGTTPPPTGGVDAYGTIQAESFTSQSGVGTETTTDTGGGQNIASLANGDWALYQNVNFGSTAARQFVARVASGAAGGVSGLVEVRLDSRTATPIGSFALANTGGWQSWRTVPANISAVTGTHDVYLTFTSGQPADFVNVNWFNFGH
- a CDS encoding VOC family protein — translated: MARLRDIVFDCAHPAATARFWAAATDGYAVAPYDDEELARLEALGITDVEDDPTVLVESSQGGPRMWFQRVPEGRSGKNRVHLDLSAPDMEAEAERLVGLGATVRDRFADHLVLADPEGNEFCVAGQDG
- the tkt gene encoding transketolase, giving the protein MSTQTPDTFEWTELDRRAVDTARLLAADAVQQVGNGHPGTAMALAPAAYTLFQKVMRHDPADPEWTGRDRFVLSPGHTSLTLYTQLYLSGYELELDDLKAFRTHGSKTPGHPEYGHTAGVETTTGPLGQGVANAVGMAMAARYERGLFDPEAPEGESPFDHTVWAIVSDGDLEEGISAEASSLAGHQKLGNLVFLYDDNHISIEGDTATAFSEDVLKRYEAYGWHTQRIEPGADGDVDVHALYAALRAAQAETGRPSIIAMRTIIAWPAPNAQNTEAAHGSALGADEVAATKRVLGFDPERSFQVDDEVLAHTRQALDRGAEAHASWDKQISVWRGEQPERAELFDRIVAGRLPEGWESAIPVFEEGKSVATRAASGKVLQALGPVLPELWGGSADLAGSNNTTIDKTSSFLPRGNALPEADPYGRTVHFGIREHSMAAEMNGIALHGNTRIYGGTFLVFSDYMRNAVRLSALMQLPVTYVWTHDSIGLGEDGPTHQPVEHLASLRAIPGLNVVRPADANETAIAWAEILKRHATDPAPHGLALTRQGVPTYAPNPDAAKGGYVLRDSSTGTPDVVVIATGSEVQLAVAAREQLEAEGIGTRVVSMPSVEWFEEQPREYRDSVLPPSVRARVAVEAGIGLTWYRFTGDAGRIVSLEHFGASADAKTLFAEFGFTPENVAAAARESLAAARG